A portion of the Cryptomeria japonica chromosome 5, Sugi_1.0, whole genome shotgun sequence genome contains these proteins:
- the LOC131063214 gene encoding uncharacterized protein LOC131063214: protein MEGLLPYIYRAIVQHREIGGQENGLPLASPGESQRILLDSAYMRLPGDSGRFSSELMAEAILSSHNTKSNIPSSQISKKISSGNTHVRFPPSPVVLPQQLKGM, encoded by the coding sequence ATGGAAGGATTACTGCCTTATATTTACAGAGCCATTGTTCAGCACAGGGAAATTGGTGGGCAGGAAAATGGCCTTCCATTGGCTTCTCCAGGCGAATCACAGAGGATTTTATTGGATTCTGCATACATGAGACTTCCAGGTGATTCGGGAAGGTTTTCTTCTGAGTTAATGGCGGAGGCCATTCTCTCTTCCCACAACACCAAAAGTAATATACCCAGCAGTCAGATCTCCAAGAAAATTTCTTCGGGGAATACCCATGTTCGATTCCCTCCCTCACCTGTGGTTCTCCCACAGCAACTGAAGGGAATGTGA